The following proteins are co-located in the Chlorocebus sabaeus isolate Y175 chromosome 21, mChlSab1.0.hap1, whole genome shotgun sequence genome:
- the CDC14C gene encoding dual specificity protein phosphatase CDC14C — MKRKSEGRSSSAAASPCSPRCSSTSPVVKKIRSSTQQDPRRRGPQVDVYLDITDRLRFAILNSRPKSASNVHYFSVDNELEYENFSEDFGPLNLAMVYRYCCKINKKLKSITMLRKKIVHFTGSDQRKQANAAFLVGCYMVIYLGRTPEEAYRILIFGDTSYIPFRDAAYGSCNFYITLLDCFHAVKKAMQYGFLNFNSFNLDEYEHYEKAENGDLNWIIPDRFIAFCGPHSRTRLESGYPQHSPETYIQYFKNHNVTTIIRLNKRMYDAKRFMDAGFDHHDLFFVDGSTPSDAIVKEFLDICENAEGAIAVHCKAGLGRTGTLIACYIMKHYRMTAAETIAWVRICRPGLVIGPQQQFLVMKQTNLWLEGDYFRQKLKGQENGQHRAAFSKLLSGVDDISINGVENQDQQEPEPYSDDDDINGVTQGDRLRALKSRRQSKTNAIPLTCPLAVLTSALCSIVIWWIVCDYILPILLFCLDGFRT; from the coding sequence ATGAAGCGGAAAAGCGAGGGGCGGTCGAGCTCGGCCGCCGCGTCTCCCTGCTCGCCGCGCTGCTCGTCGACCTCGCCGGTTGTGAAGAAGATCCGCAGCTCCACGCAGCAGGACCCGCGCCGCCGGGGCCCCCAGGTCGACGTGTACCTGGACATCACCGATCGCCTTCGTTTTGCCATTCTCAACAGCAGACCAAAGAGTGCATCAAATGTACATTATTTCAGCGTAGATAATGAACTCGAATATGAGAACTTCTCCGAAGACTTTGGACCACTCAATCTGGCAATGGTTTACAGATATTGTTGcaagataaataagaaattaaagtCCATTACAATGTTAAGGAAGAAAATTGTTCATTTTACTGGCTCTGATCAGAGAAAACAAGCCAATGCTGCCTTCCTTGTTGGATGCTACATGGTTATATATTTGGGGAGAACTCCAGAAGAAGCATATAGAATATTAATCTTTGGAGATACATCCTATATTCCTTTCAGAGATGCTGCCTATGGAAGTTGCAATTTCTACATTACACTTCTTGACTGTTTTCATGCAGTAAAGAAGGCAATGCAGTATGGCTTCCTTAATTTCAACTCATTTAACCTTGATGAATATGAACACTATGAAAAAGCAGAAAACGGAGACTTAAATTGGATAATACCAGACCGATTTATTGCCTTCTGTGGACCTCATTCAAGAACTAGACTTGAAAGTGGTTACCCCCAACATTCTCCTGAGACTTACATTCAATATTTTAAGAATCACAATGTTACTACCATTATTCGTCTTAATAAAAGGATGTATGATGCCAAACGCTTTATGGATGCTGGCTTCGATCACCACGATCTTTTCTTTGTGGATGGCAGCACCCCTAGTGATGCCATTGTCAAAGAATTTCTGgatatctgtgaaaatgctgagGGTGCCATTGCAGTGCATTGTAAAGCTGGCCTTGGTCGCACGGGCACTCTGATAGCCTGCTACATCATGAAGCATTACAGGATGACAGCAGCCGAGACCATTGCGTGGGTAAGGATCTGCAGACCTGGCTTGGTGATTGGGCCTCAGCAGCAGTTTTTGGTGATGAAGCAAACAAACCTCTGGCTGGAAGGGGACTATTTTCGGCAGAAGTTAAAGGGGCAGGAGAATggacaacacagagcagctttCTCCAAACTTCTCTCTGGTGTTGATGACATTTCCATAAATGGGGTTGAGAATCAAGACCAGCAAGAACCCGAACCTTACAGTGATGACGACGACATCAATGGAGTGACACAAGGTGATAGACTTCGGGCCCTGAAAAGCAGAAGACAATCAAAAACAAACGCTATTCCTCTGACGTGTCCCCTAGCTGTGCTGACCTCTGCACTATGTAGTATTGTCATCTGGTGGATTGTTTGTGACTACATTCTTCCCATCCTGCTATTCTGTCTCGATGGTTTCAGAACATAG